Proteins from one Natrinema versiforme genomic window:
- a CDS encoding formate/nitrite transporter family protein translates to MSRSTVSTLAVPVTERDHVRGPDDAPLTLVVYGDFECPSCGDLYPVIKRIQDRLGDKLRFVFRHFPLTEAHPHALRAAEAAEAAAAQGMFWEMHDILYEHQDALTDEDLTRYADELGLDTEQLTRELDVGVHEERIEEDVASGAHSGVNGTPTVFINGRRYNGPLKHDPLFEAIVQAGDLSAIQASIRHRNRSMRETIERSRSGAPAAGAAIRDYFSADEIFQRLVATADEEFSRSKRQLFMSGLAAGLAITLTFLARSAVTATVPLESAPLIGNLFYPVGFILIVLGRYQLFTENTLTPVTLVLTRIASIRNLLRLWGIVIVANVLGAALGAFVLATTGVFTPQAAEVALGFGEHAFETGWWDLFFKGIFAGNIVAAMVWLVHASRDTTTRLLLVIFLMFLIPSADLFHCITGACEVLYFVFQGNTSLWAAFAAFFVPVTLGNIIGGVLLVALLNYSQTAERQFPNRDPSQLKLSWAEWLYSRQAGGPQILPSSEENTAESTERDR, encoded by the coding sequence ATGAGTCGATCTACGGTCTCGACGCTTGCGGTCCCAGTCACGGAGCGCGATCACGTGCGCGGCCCCGACGATGCGCCGCTCACGCTGGTAGTGTACGGAGACTTCGAGTGCCCGTCCTGTGGCGATCTATACCCGGTAATCAAACGTATTCAGGACCGACTCGGCGACAAACTTCGGTTCGTCTTCCGGCACTTTCCGCTCACGGAGGCTCACCCACACGCCCTGCGTGCCGCGGAAGCTGCCGAAGCCGCCGCCGCGCAGGGAATGTTCTGGGAGATGCATGACATCCTCTACGAGCATCAGGACGCACTCACCGACGAGGACCTGACTAGATACGCCGACGAACTCGGGCTTGATACCGAACAGCTCACTCGAGAGTTGGATGTTGGGGTTCACGAGGAACGCATCGAAGAAGACGTCGCGAGCGGAGCACACAGCGGCGTTAATGGCACGCCAACGGTCTTCATCAACGGCCGCCGGTACAACGGTCCCCTCAAGCACGATCCACTGTTCGAAGCAATCGTCCAGGCGGGCGATCTCAGTGCGATTCAGGCCTCTATTCGACACCGTAACAGGTCGATGCGCGAGACGATCGAACGGTCGCGAAGCGGAGCGCCGGCTGCGGGCGCGGCAATCCGAGATTATTTTTCGGCGGACGAAATTTTCCAGCGACTCGTCGCCACCGCGGACGAGGAGTTTAGCAGAAGCAAGCGCCAGTTGTTCATGAGTGGGTTAGCTGCTGGGCTTGCAATCACGTTGACGTTTCTCGCACGATCTGCGGTCACCGCGACCGTTCCACTCGAGTCGGCGCCACTGATCGGGAACCTGTTCTATCCGGTCGGATTTATCCTCATCGTACTTGGACGGTATCAGCTGTTCACCGAGAACACGCTCACACCCGTCACGCTCGTATTGACGCGTATCGCGAGTATTCGAAACCTGCTTCGACTCTGGGGAATCGTTATCGTCGCGAACGTTCTCGGCGCAGCTCTCGGTGCGTTCGTCCTCGCAACGACGGGCGTCTTTACCCCTCAGGCTGCCGAGGTTGCTTTGGGTTTCGGCGAACATGCGTTCGAAACCGGCTGGTGGGATCTCTTCTTCAAGGGTATTTTCGCCGGGAATATCGTCGCAGCGATGGTCTGGCTGGTGCATGCAAGTCGGGACACGACGACGCGATTACTGCTTGTCATTTTCCTCATGTTTCTGATTCCATCGGCCGACCTGTTCCATTGCATTACGGGTGCATGCGAAGTTCTCTACTTTGTTTTTCAGGGGAATACCAGCCTTTGGGCCGCGTTTGCAGCGTTCTTTGTGCCAGTCACACTCGGCAATATAATTGGAGGTGTTCTGCTGGTCGCGCTGCTCAATTATAGTCAGACGGCCGAACGGCAGTTCCCGAACCGAGATCCGAGTCAACTCAAACTCTCTTGGGCAGAGTGGCTATACAGTCGGCAGGCGGGCGGACCCCAGATACTCCCATCCTCCGAGGAGAACACCGCCGAATCGACTGAGAGGGATCGATAG
- the panB gene encoding 3-methyl-2-oxobutanoate hydroxymethyltransferase — translation MGRVSIPDIHEKYKNSEPVTMLTAYDAPIARQVDEGGVDMILVGDSAGDNHLGYDDTVPVTLDEALSNTAAVDRAVEDAMVIGDMPFLSYGTSLEESVKNAGRFMKEAGADAVKLETAPYGKTTIEIVSRLTELGMPVVGHIGLTPQRMNQIGGGYVQGRGDGSSATVEALVETAEELEDAGAFSIILEAVTEETGKQVTEAVDVPTIGIGAGRCVNGQVLVITDVLGLSDESYTLSKQYADLNSVIQGAVESYVDDVQSEVFPSSKNVFDAIDEDQ, via the coding sequence ATGGGACGCGTATCGATCCCGGACATCCACGAAAAGTACAAAAACAGTGAACCGGTTACAATGCTGACTGCATATGATGCTCCAATAGCCCGGCAAGTAGATGAAGGCGGTGTCGATATGATTTTGGTCGGAGATAGTGCTGGCGACAATCACTTGGGATATGACGACACGGTACCGGTTACGCTTGACGAAGCATTATCGAATACTGCGGCTGTTGACAGGGCTGTAGAGGATGCAATGGTGATTGGTGATATGCCGTTTTTATCGTATGGGACCTCCCTTGAAGAATCGGTCAAGAATGCAGGCCGATTTATGAAGGAAGCAGGAGCTGACGCTGTAAAATTGGAGACGGCACCCTACGGAAAAACAACCATCGAAATTGTTTCCCGTCTCACAGAACTGGGAATGCCTGTTGTGGGTCATATCGGATTGACCCCTCAACGTATGAATCAAATAGGCGGTGGCTACGTACAGGGACGGGGTGATGGAAGTTCAGCCACAGTTGAAGCGTTGGTGGAGACAGCAGAAGAATTGGAAGACGCTGGAGCCTTCTCGATTATCCTTGAGGCAGTCACAGAAGAAACCGGAAAACAGGTTACTGAAGCAGTAGATGTTCCAACTATTGGAATTGGTGCAGGTCGATGCGTAAACGGACAAGTGCTTGTCATCACCGACGTACTGGGACTGAGCGACGAATCATATACACTCTCAAAACAATATGCTGACCTAAATTCAGTTATCCAAGGTGCAGTTGAATCTTATGTAGACGATGTTCAAAGTGAAGTATTCCCCTCATCTAAAAATGTCTTCGATGCTATTGATGAAGACCAGTAG
- a CDS encoding RNA-guided endonuclease TnpB family protein has protein sequence MGIEEVTKTARTRLCIESGERSWLKDARFTARDISNGTLELKQQGYSRTEIQKKVDRDDFLRNNKCAVVGKALQAWDSYKELLNWWHDQDDTNAGKPSPPATDKKGAYPLVMAHTEGYRLTYNDEDDRVQFRVSPKPYKKVKGHLRGRPEDLNLIESAFTDDEWSLGQAELLYRDGVYYLHVTVKTEVEVPEPEDADTLVGVDINERNIALTALNRETMDTLGTLVLDYGSVKAERQRYHTITKRCQEHGQHSIHHQLGEKEERYTEWILHRMSRIVVEFAQQFSNPVIVFEDMEGIRDEIKYGTYMNRRLHKLPFHKFEKFVSYKATWNEIPTDTVDSYYNSKSCSCCGHRGYRQGRRFHCTNDSCEVQQDHADRNASVNVAWRAWAKHAGIDVESINYRTRKTQPFVRKVSLSGSGRSVNRPSSSREIASRGVLTT, from the coding sequence ATGGGTATCGAAGAAGTCACGAAGACCGCACGCACCCGGCTCTGCATAGAGTCTGGTGAGCGGTCGTGGCTCAAAGATGCCCGCTTCACCGCACGAGACATCTCCAACGGCACTCTCGAACTCAAGCAACAAGGCTACTCTCGCACTGAGATTCAGAAGAAAGTTGACCGCGATGACTTCCTGCGGAACAACAAGTGTGCAGTCGTCGGGAAAGCCCTGCAAGCGTGGGACTCCTATAAAGAACTCCTCAATTGGTGGCACGACCAAGACGACACCAACGCCGGGAAACCGTCGCCACCCGCCACGGACAAGAAGGGAGCATACCCACTCGTTATGGCGCACACCGAAGGTTATCGACTCACCTACAACGACGAGGACGACCGCGTTCAGTTCCGTGTGAGTCCGAAGCCGTACAAGAAGGTGAAAGGGCACCTTCGAGGGCGACCGGAAGACCTCAACCTCATCGAGTCGGCCTTCACGGATGACGAGTGGTCGTTGGGGCAGGCCGAACTTTTGTACCGAGATGGCGTGTACTACCTACATGTCACGGTCAAAACAGAGGTTGAAGTGCCTGAACCAGAAGACGCTGACACACTCGTCGGCGTAGATATTAATGAGCGCAACATCGCCCTCACCGCTCTTAATCGTGAGACGATGGACACTCTCGGAACACTCGTGCTTGACTACGGCTCGGTGAAAGCCGAACGCCAACGCTACCACACCATCACCAAACGCTGTCAAGAACACGGCCAACACTCCATCCACCACCAACTCGGGGAGAAAGAAGAACGCTACACCGAGTGGATTCTCCACCGAATGTCCCGAATCGTGGTGGAGTTCGCCCAACAGTTCTCGAACCCAGTCATCGTGTTCGAGGATATGGAAGGTATCCGCGACGAGATCAAATACGGTACATACATGAACCGTAGACTGCACAAACTACCGTTCCACAAGTTCGAGAAATTCGTCTCGTACAAGGCGACGTGGAACGAGATCCCCACGGACACGGTAGACAGTTACTACAACTCGAAGTCGTGTTCGTGCTGTGGACACCGTGGCTACCGCCAAGGTCGGCGGTTCCACTGTACGAATGATTCGTGCGAGGTTCAGCAAGACCACGCTGACCGAAACGCGAGCGTGAATGTGGCGTGGCGAGCGTGGGCGAAACACGCTGGCATAGACGTTGAATCGATTAATTACCGGACTCGCAAAACCCAACCATTTGTTCGGAAGGTGAGCCTGTCTGGGTCGGGGCGCTCTGTAAATCGCCCATCCTCATCCCGCGAAATCGCTTCGCGTGGAGTGCTTACGACGTAG
- a CDS encoding cation-translocating P-type ATPase, with product MSDVNTTETGCTLCDLPVEGSDIVVDGKPFCCVGCRDVYEALGDVDEVAAEDVRSARDDRQADREVPPDHEATFLEVDGMHCATCEAFIESAATTIDGVSNASSSYVTDTVRIDHDPDRVSTADLKDEISGLGYSAYSRDDSFSRRRANDWEMGRVAVGVLMGMSVMLQYLVIIYPTYFGGLFYGDRVTEFFETALASSVATPFYVVIGALTTIILAITGKPILQSAYVSIRTRSPNMDLLVAIAAVSAYLYSTLSIVIGGEHIYYDVTVAIIVIVTVGNYYESTIKQQATERLSNLTSVQVDETRRVRDDGAHEDVTVEDLEAGDRVLVRSGERIPVDGEIVDGDAAVDEAVVTGESLPVRKTVSDTVVGGSMVTDGAVTVHVGENATSSLDRIAELVWDLQSGSHGIQKLADKLATIFVPVVLALAVIVTGIYLLLGRGPAALLVGLTVLIVSCPCALGLATPLAVAAGIRDALERSIVVFDESVFERIRDADTVIFDKTGTLTTGEMTVVDTDLEADLLEKAALLEERSSHPVGRAIAAERAVFDGGTVESSSNAGSVDDIVESFDSYRNGVTGAVDGDEIIVGHPGLFRDRGWGVPVAVAERIADNRETGRVPVAVGRDGTAEGVIVVADDLRPNWEETLTAISANGAAVVVLTGDDARAARRFREHDAVDEVFAGVPPEGKAETVKRFNGTGRTVMIGDGTNDAPALAAADLGVALGGGTAMAADAADVALVDDDLSSVETVFELARATNRRVKGNIGWAFCYNAIAIPLAVLGLLNPLFAALAMGASSLLVVTNSTRPLLSEEK from the coding sequence ATGTCAGATGTGAATACAACAGAAACTGGCTGCACGCTTTGTGATCTCCCTGTTGAGGGGAGTGACATCGTCGTCGATGGGAAGCCGTTTTGCTGCGTCGGCTGTCGCGACGTCTACGAGGCGCTCGGCGACGTCGACGAGGTTGCGGCCGAAGACGTTCGCAGTGCCCGTGATGACCGACAGGCGGACCGGGAGGTCCCGCCGGATCACGAAGCGACGTTCCTGGAGGTCGACGGGATGCACTGCGCGACCTGCGAGGCGTTCATCGAGTCGGCCGCGACGACGATCGACGGCGTCAGCAATGCCAGCTCGAGTTACGTAACCGATACGGTTCGGATCGATCACGATCCGGATCGCGTCTCGACGGCCGACCTGAAGGACGAAATCAGTGGACTCGGTTACAGCGCCTACTCTCGAGACGATTCGTTCAGCCGCCGCCGAGCCAATGACTGGGAGATGGGGCGAGTCGCGGTCGGCGTCCTCATGGGGATGTCGGTGATGCTGCAATACCTCGTCATCATCTATCCTACGTATTTCGGCGGACTGTTCTACGGCGACCGAGTGACGGAGTTCTTCGAAACCGCACTCGCGAGTTCCGTCGCGACGCCATTTTACGTCGTCATCGGGGCGCTCACGACGATCATCCTGGCTATCACAGGGAAACCGATCCTTCAGAGCGCGTACGTCAGCATTCGGACGCGGTCCCCGAACATGGACTTGCTCGTCGCGATCGCGGCCGTGAGCGCGTACCTTTATAGTACGCTGTCGATCGTGATCGGCGGCGAGCACATCTACTACGACGTGACCGTCGCAATCATCGTCATCGTCACGGTCGGAAATTACTACGAATCGACGATCAAACAACAGGCGACCGAGCGCCTCTCCAACCTGACCTCCGTCCAAGTCGACGAGACGCGTCGCGTTCGCGACGACGGTGCGCACGAAGACGTCACTGTCGAGGATCTCGAGGCGGGCGATCGCGTACTGGTCCGGTCCGGCGAACGGATTCCCGTCGACGGGGAGATCGTTGACGGCGATGCGGCCGTCGACGAAGCAGTCGTCACCGGAGAATCCCTTCCCGTACGTAAAACCGTGAGCGACACCGTCGTCGGCGGTTCGATGGTGACTGATGGCGCGGTGACCGTCCACGTCGGGGAAAACGCGACGAGCAGTCTCGACCGGATCGCCGAACTCGTCTGGGACCTCCAGAGCGGCTCCCACGGTATTCAGAAACTCGCGGATAAACTAGCGACGATCTTCGTACCGGTCGTTCTCGCCCTCGCAGTAATCGTCACGGGCATTTACCTCCTACTCGGTCGCGGGCCCGCAGCCCTCCTCGTCGGGCTCACGGTGTTGATTGTCTCCTGTCCCTGCGCTCTCGGACTGGCGACGCCGCTCGCGGTCGCTGCGGGAATCCGCGACGCGTTGGAACGCTCGATCGTCGTCTTCGACGAGAGCGTCTTCGAGCGGATCCGAGACGCGGACACTGTTATCTTCGACAAGACGGGTACGTTGACGACGGGCGAAATGACCGTCGTCGACACCGACCTTGAGGCCGATCTGCTCGAGAAGGCGGCGCTGCTGGAGGAGCGCTCGTCGCATCCGGTCGGCCGAGCTATTGCCGCCGAACGGGCAGTTTTCGACGGCGGGACGGTCGAGTCCTCATCGAACGCTGGATCGGTGGACGATATCGTCGAGTCCTTCGATAGCTACCGGAACGGCGTTACAGGCGCCGTCGATGGGGACGAGATAATCGTCGGTCACCCGGGCCTGTTCCGCGATCGTGGCTGGGGCGTTCCCGTGGCCGTCGCGGAACGGATCGCCGACAACCGCGAGACGGGGCGGGTTCCGGTCGCCGTCGGTCGCGACGGGACCGCCGAAGGGGTCATCGTCGTCGCCGACGACCTACGACCGAACTGGGAGGAGACGCTGACCGCGATTTCAGCTAACGGAGCGGCGGTCGTCGTGCTCACCGGAGATGACGCTCGGGCCGCGCGACGCTTTCGCGAGCACGACGCCGTCGACGAGGTGTTCGCGGGCGTTCCCCCCGAAGGGAAAGCCGAGACCGTCAAACGGTTCAACGGAACGGGCCGTACGGTGATGATCGGCGATGGCACCAACGACGCGCCGGCGTTGGCCGCCGCCGACCTCGGTGTCGCTCTCGGCGGCGGCACCGCGATGGCCGCTGACGCCGCGGACGTCGCCCTCGTCGACGATGACCTCTCGTCCGTCGAAACGGTTTTCGAACTCGCTCGAGCGACGAACCGCCGGGTGAAGGGCAACATCGGCTGGGCGTTCTGCTACAACGCGATCGCGATTCCGTTGGCCGTGCTGGGCCTCCTGAACCCGCTCTTCGCTGCGCTCGCGATGGGCGCGAGCAGCTTGTTGGTCGTCACGAATTCGACCAGGCCGCTACTGTCAGAGGAGAAGTGA
- the tnpA gene encoding IS200/IS605 family transposase: protein MGDYRSHAHSISLCKYHFVWCPKYRHGMLELVRDELAELFQGTAERFGHEIVSMEIATDHVHLFVEADPKWSPAEIAKQFKGYSGRTILKRHPEIKQRYFWGSGMWKDGYYIGTTGAVSEDVVRRYIEETEH, encoded by the coding sequence ATGGGAGATTACAGGAGTCATGCACATTCGATTAGTTTGTGTAAGTATCATTTCGTGTGGTGCCCGAAGTATCGACACGGGATGTTGGAGCTAGTTCGAGACGAACTTGCGGAGTTGTTCCAAGGAACTGCTGAACGGTTCGGTCACGAGATTGTGTCGATGGAGATTGCTACTGACCACGTTCACTTGTTCGTGGAGGCTGACCCGAAATGGAGTCCTGCCGAGATTGCTAAGCAGTTCAAGGGCTACTCGGGCCGAACGATTCTGAAACGCCATCCAGAAATCAAACAGCGGTATTTCTGGGGAAGTGGAATGTGGAAGGATGGATACTACATTGGGACGACTGGTGCTGTTTCCGAGGACGTGGTTCGTCGGTACATCGAGGAGACGGAACATTAA
- a CDS encoding Rrf2 family transcriptional regulator — protein MSSIELTPSQKKILRALTNLHKESEGAIKGEDIAEQVDRNPGTIRNQMQSLKALQLVEGVPGPKGGYKPTATAYQALDIQQLDDPVTVALEHKGNLVEDVVVEEINLSSVHHPELCRAEIHLQGTISDVDEGDPITVGPTPLSKLVIDGRVDGKDDTNNILILRIEDMIAPAEKPEH, from the coding sequence ATGTCGTCCATTGAGCTCACTCCGAGCCAGAAAAAGATTCTCCGCGCACTAACGAACCTTCACAAGGAGTCCGAGGGCGCCATCAAGGGCGAAGACATCGCCGAGCAAGTTGACCGGAACCCGGGAACAATACGCAACCAGATGCAGAGTCTCAAAGCGCTCCAACTGGTAGAGGGCGTTCCCGGGCCGAAGGGCGGCTACAAACCGACCGCTACAGCCTACCAGGCGCTCGATATCCAGCAATTGGACGACCCAGTCACTGTCGCCCTCGAGCACAAGGGGAACCTGGTCGAGGACGTCGTTGTCGAGGAAATTAACCTCTCGAGCGTCCACCATCCCGAACTCTGTCGCGCGGAGATTCATCTGCAGGGAACCATCAGTGACGTCGATGAGGGTGACCCAATCACCGTCGGCCCAACTCCTCTTTCGAAACTCGTTATTGATGGCCGCGTCGACGGTAAGGACGATACGAACAACATTCTCATCCTCAGAATTGAAGACATGATTGCTCCAGCCGAAAAACCCGAACACTGA
- a CDS encoding GNAT family N-acetyltransferase has translation MSEPHIRQATVAAVKQLTEVYQSAYQENRRLGLPNEAESASEKKIAGLVRQNTVYVAKKGGDVIGGVCLEETDSDHVKLSRLAVHENWKREGVGRQLLDYAEEQARHMGTLRSG, from the coding sequence ATGAGTGAACCGCACATTCGACAAGCAACAGTGGCTGCCGTCAAGCAACTTACGGAGGTATACCAGAGCGCGTATCAGGAAAATCGTCGGCTAGGACTCCCCAACGAAGCAGAGTCTGCATCAGAGAAGAAGATAGCTGGCTTGGTTCGGCAGAACACGGTCTACGTTGCCAAGAAAGGCGGCGATGTAATTGGCGGTGTCTGTCTCGAAGAAACAGATTCAGACCATGTGAAACTCAGTCGACTCGCCGTCCACGAAAACTGGAAAAGAGAGGGCGTCGGAAGACAGTTACTTGATTACGCAGAGGAACAGGCTCGGCATATGGGTACGCTACGATCCGGCTGA
- a CDS encoding MBL fold metallo-hydrolase — MIASSVSTTLYSALLCPASRTDRLVAPWFSNWNSNVVSSYRSFAARTYKAAAVLRPSMEITLVGTGSPVPISARGGTSLVIDVADDTVMIDCGPKTVYGLMDADVDMGEIETLFFTHHHMDHNASFFHFAFTSWTEAGRGSLTVYGPDGTDRLVDALYDVYAEDIEYRKDIYPTDGISDIETELVTDGFSRQMDGWEIDALPVEHSIETYAYRFEEHETGSSIVFSGDTRKIPSLAEFAADADILVQDCNTAPVDEDRVPNADEQFVWPQHAAGEEGLDRSTLTANHCDATDAGEIAEDAGVQTLVLTHIMPYRDLDAMQRDAESVFDGDVVVAEDGLTLTP; from the coding sequence ATGATCGCTTCTAGCGTTTCGACGACGTTATACTCAGCGTTGCTCTGCCCCGCCAGCCGTACAGACAGGTTGGTAGCCCCATGGTTCTCGAACTGGAATTCGAACGTCGTCTCCTCATATCGTTCGTTTGCTGCACGAACATACAAAGCCGCAGCCGTGCTACGTCCTTCCATGGAAATTACCCTCGTCGGGACTGGAAGCCCTGTCCCAATCTCGGCACGTGGCGGCACGAGTCTCGTGATTGACGTCGCAGACGACACGGTGATGATCGACTGTGGGCCCAAGACGGTCTACGGCCTGATGGACGCCGACGTCGATATGGGTGAGATCGAGACGCTGTTTTTTACCCATCATCACATGGATCACAACGCGTCGTTCTTCCACTTCGCCTTCACAAGCTGGACTGAGGCCGGTCGTGGATCGCTCACGGTGTACGGTCCAGACGGCACCGACCGGCTCGTCGACGCGCTGTACGACGTTTACGCGGAAGACATCGAGTACCGCAAGGATATCTACCCGACGGACGGCATCTCCGATATCGAAACCGAACTCGTGACGGACGGATTCAGTCGCCAGATGGACGGCTGGGAAATCGACGCATTGCCAGTCGAACACTCGATCGAGACGTACGCCTACCGCTTCGAGGAGCACGAAACAGGGTCGTCAATCGTCTTCTCCGGCGACACGCGGAAGATCCCGTCGCTCGCCGAGTTCGCCGCCGACGCAGACATCCTCGTTCAGGACTGCAACACCGCGCCAGTCGACGAAGACCGCGTCCCGAACGCGGACGAACAGTTCGTGTGGCCACAGCACGCAGCAGGGGAAGAAGGACTCGACAGGTCCACGTTGACTGCCAATCACTGCGATGCGACAGACGCCGGTGAGATCGCAGAGGACGCCGGCGTACAGACGCTCGTTCTCACACACATCATGCCGTACCGTGACCTCGACGCAATGCAACGCGATGCCGAGTCGGTTTTCGACGGTGACGTGGTCGTCGCTGAAGACGGCCTCACACTCACTCCGTAG
- a CDS encoding transcription initiation factor IIB family protein produces MVWSVRLRDDEHETRQTESDATISTCSECGSSSVVRHSDQGERVCEECGLVIEEAMVDSGPEWRAFNHKERQEKSRVGAPTTQTMHDKGLTTKIDWKDKDAYGRSISSKKRSQMNRLRKWQSRIRTKDAGERNLQFALSEIDRMASALGVPRSVREVTSMIYRRALQEDLIRGRSIEGVATAALYAGCRQEGIPRSLEEITEVSRIERIEVSRTYRYISNELGLELLPIDPKQYVPRFSSKLDLPQEVEAKANEIIEETADPLLSGRGPSGFAAAAIYAAALLCNEKRTQKEVADVAQVTEVTIRNRYQEQIEMLGIH; encoded by the coding sequence ATGGTCTGGTCTGTTCGGCTCAGGGACGACGAGCATGAAACGAGGCAAACCGAATCCGATGCAACTATCTCTACATGTTCAGAGTGTGGGTCGAGTAGCGTAGTCCGACATTCTGATCAAGGTGAGCGAGTTTGTGAGGAGTGCGGTCTAGTGATTGAGGAAGCAATGGTTGATTCGGGGCCAGAATGGCGAGCATTTAATCACAAAGAGCGACAGGAGAAGTCGCGTGTCGGTGCCCCAACTACTCAGACAATGCACGACAAGGGGCTCACCACCAAAATCGACTGGAAAGATAAGGATGCATACGGCCGCTCGATTTCCTCGAAGAAGCGTTCGCAGATGAACCGGCTACGGAAATGGCAGAGCCGTATCCGGACGAAAGACGCCGGTGAGCGGAATCTCCAGTTCGCGCTCAGCGAGATCGACCGGATGGCCTCGGCACTGGGTGTCCCACGATCGGTTCGTGAGGTAACAAGTATGATTTACCGGCGAGCGCTTCAGGAAGATCTCATTCGCGGACGATCAATTGAGGGCGTTGCCACAGCTGCACTGTATGCTGGCTGTCGGCAAGAAGGTATTCCGCGCTCATTAGAAGAGATCACAGAGGTTTCGCGTATCGAACGAATAGAGGTAAGCCGTACCTACCGATACATCTCGAACGAGCTCGGTCTTGAACTGCTTCCTATCGATCCGAAGCAATACGTACCTCGCTTTAGCTCAAAACTGGACCTCCCACAGGAAGTCGAAGCTAAGGCCAATGAAATCATCGAAGAGACCGCTGATCCATTACTCTCTGGGAGAGGTCCATCGGGATTCGCTGCTGCCGCTATTTACGCTGCCGCCTTGCTTTGCAACGAAAAACGGACTCAGAAAGAAGTAGCAGATGTCGCCCAAGTCACCGAAGTGACAATTCGTAACCGGTATCAGGAGCAAATCGAGATGCTTGGCATACATTAA
- a CDS encoding transcription initiation factor IIB family protein, whose translation MPTEPQNAVLEHLTSIQQSFTLDENIQQYAELLISELTTQELQIRSPARTAAACFLIACRLRETPVRVTRIADASDATKSEILNEKKRISDTLELGIPNDDPTVILEEACEDLSLSDDIQTRAQQIADLGAEAGVTSGVSPYTYAAAVLYITSSAADTDLSQTDIADKFDVSTATLRDRRDDLLDTTGSHLFKLQYPTAPPEAISLVDDLLHHAQTAKWAQGKRHMGILAGAWLYTANKYQIETSVSELAALTGVSESTIRARSKDFDQPFS comes from the coding sequence ATGCCTACAGAACCTCAAAACGCCGTCCTCGAACACCTAACATCGATCCAACAGTCCTTCACTCTGGACGAGAACATTCAGCAGTACGCGGAACTCCTCATTTCAGAACTCACGACGCAAGAACTGCAGATTCGATCCCCTGCTCGTACGGCTGCAGCATGCTTCCTCATTGCCTGTCGCTTGCGAGAGACTCCGGTTCGCGTGACCAGGATTGCCGACGCTTCCGATGCTACCAAATCAGAGATTCTCAACGAAAAGAAACGCATCTCGGACACGCTGGAGCTCGGAATACCGAATGATGATCCAACTGTGATCCTCGAAGAAGCGTGCGAGGACCTTTCGCTTTCTGATGACATCCAAACTCGTGCACAACAAATAGCAGACTTGGGTGCCGAAGCCGGAGTCACCAGTGGTGTCTCTCCATATACATACGCGGCAGCTGTACTCTACATCACAAGTTCAGCTGCCGACACCGACCTCTCCCAGACCGATATCGCCGACAAATTCGACGTATCGACAGCCACACTCCGAGACAGACGTGACGACCTACTCGACACAACCGGAAGCCACCTGTTCAAACTTCAATACCCGACAGCACCGCCCGAAGCCATCTCGCTCGTCGACGACCTGCTTCACCACGCACAAACCGCTAAATGGGCACAGGGCAAACGTCACATGGGCATCCTCGCTGGAGCATGGTTGTATACCGCGAACAAATATCAAATCGAAACTAGCGTATCAGAACTCGCGGCTCTCACTGGCGTGAGTGAATCAACGATCCGTGCTCGCTCTAAAGACTTTGACCAGCCGTTTTCATGA